One stretch of uncultured Desulfovibrio sp. DNA includes these proteins:
- the upp gene encoding uracil phosphoribosyltransferase — MAVYVVDHPLVRHKLGILRMGATSTREFRSVSNEIARLLIYEATKGFRTEKHTVEGWAGPVEIEAISGKMVTVVPILRAGLGLMDGVLDMIPGAKISVVGLYRNEETLEPVEYYVKLATDMDQRLAIILDPMLATGGSLIAAISLLKRHGCKQICSLNLVCAPEGIAKVKAAHPDVDIYTAAIDDHLNENGYIIPGLGDAGDRIFGTK; from the coding sequence ATGGCCGTTTATGTCGTTGATCATCCTCTTGTGCGCCACAAGTTGGGCATTTTGCGCATGGGGGCCACCTCCACGCGCGAATTTCGTTCTGTTTCCAACGAGATTGCGCGTCTGCTTATTTACGAAGCCACCAAGGGCTTTCGTACAGAAAAGCACACGGTTGAAGGCTGGGCCGGGCCGGTGGAAATTGAGGCCATTTCCGGCAAGATGGTGACGGTTGTTCCCATTCTTCGCGCTGGCCTTGGCCTCATGGACGGTGTGCTGGACATGATCCCCGGCGCCAAGATCAGCGTCGTGGGCCTGTACCGCAACGAGGAAACCCTTGAACCTGTTGAATATTACGTAAAGCTTGCTACCGATATGGATCAGCGGCTTGCCATCATCCTCGACCCCATGCTGGCAACCGGCGGCTCCCTTATTGCCGCCATCAGCCTGCTGAAGCGCCACGGTTGCAAACAGATTTGCAGTCTCAACCTTGTGTGCGCGCCCGAAGGGATTGCCAAGGTCAAGGCCGCCCATCCGGATGTGGACATCTACACCGCTGCCATTGACGATCATCTGAACGAAAACGGCTATATCATTCCTGGTCTCGGCGATGCCGGCGACCGTATCTTCGGAACCAAGTAG